AAATCTTTAGCGGAGTTTAACCACTCCAATGAATATTTCCAATCCGGTAATTGGCTAAGCCTCTTTTCTCCAACTCCTTCATGGGAATGCCAAAGTACCAGTGGTTCCGGAACATATTCTATTCCAAGTCCTGGTATAGAGGCGTTGACCCTGAGCAACCAGTCATAATCTTCGTGTTTGTTATTTTCGAATGGAAACTCTACCAAAAACTCTTTTTTGGTAAAGTAGGTAGATGGCAAAAAAGCCCCCTCTCCTTGAAACAAAGAGTTACGGACAAATAGATAGTCACTTAGATGTTCATTTCCTGAAGGCAATCGCCTGGGCCAGATAAAATCGGCTGATGGCGTTTTATTAATGTATCGGCTGACAACTATCGGACAAGAATACTTAGAGCTACGAGCGACGCTTAGCTGCTTTTCTAGCTTTTCAGGCATCCATTCATCGTCGTCATCTAAAAAGGCAACCCAGGTTGACTGGGCTACTTGGACACCAGCATTCCTTGCTCCAGCCAACTTCACATTTTGAGGCAAAACAATAAACTTAAACCTGGGATCTTCTACAGTAGACAAAATATTAGCAACCTCAGGATCGGGACCATCTACTACTACGATTACTTCGATGGACTTTAGGGTTTGGGATAGCGCACTATTGATGGCTCTCAAAACCAATTTGGGTCGTTTATAGGTTGGAATAACAACACTAACATCAGGAGTATTAGTCATAATTAAACATGTTT
This genomic stretch from Cyanobacteria bacterium GSL.Bin1 harbors:
- a CDS encoding glycosyltransferase; protein product: MTNTPDVSVVIPTYKRPKLVLRAINSALSQTLKSIEVIVVVDGPDPEVANILSTVEDPRFKFIVLPQNVKLAGARNAGVQVAQSTWVAFLDDDDEWMPEKLEKQLSVARSSKYSCPIVVSRYINKTPSADFIWPRRLPSGNEHLSDYLFVRNSLFQGEGAFLPSTYFTKKEFLVEFPFENNKHEDYDWLLRVNASIPGLGIEYVPEPLVLWHSHEGVGEKRLSQLPDWKYSLEWLNSAKDLMTKQAYSSFLMTHVASPASAQRDWSAFWFLLSEAVRKGKPRPLDFLLYLAMWLITRDRREKIRAFFTKDNRNLKTTVA